A single Uloborus diversus isolate 005 chromosome 7, Udiv.v.3.1, whole genome shotgun sequence DNA region contains:
- the LOC129226918 gene encoding C-factor-like, with amino-acid sequence MEAHSVFVTGANRGIGLEFVRQIVRLQKPPRYVIATYRSRDSTEELEKIKDSSKDSMVYMVKMDVTKVNEIRAARKITQDLVGEQGLTLLINNAGVGAGQSFPKLTEENLQYHYKINTVGPIMVLQEFLPLLEKAASFNKRIPDLRMSVSRAAVLNISSLAGCITKAGENELDQSFPGYKISKAGLNMAMRVIAASVKEHGILVINMCPGYVKTDLTTGRGSLEPHESIQTMLETLPKLDEEHHGSFVDRLGNIYPF; translated from the exons ATGGAAGCGCATAGTGTTTTTGTTACTGGAGCAAACAGGGGTATAGGGCTGGAATTCGTCCGACAAATTGTTCGTCTACAGAAGCCACCCAGATATGTCATAGCGACATACAGATCTCGAGATAGCACGGAG gaactggaaaaaattaaagattCTTCTAAAGATAGCATGGTTTATATGGTTAAAATGG ATGTCACAAAAGTCAATGAAATACGGGCTGCTCGTAAAATTACCCAGGATTTGGTGGGAGAACAAGGATTGACTTTGCTAATAAACAACGCTGGTGTCGGAGCTGGACAATCATTTCCTAAATTAACAGAAGAAAATCTACAATACcactataaaataaatactgtGGGGCCAATTATGGTGTTACAG gaaTTTTTACCATTACTTGAAAAAGCTGCATCATTCAACAAACGAATACCAGATTTAAGGATGTCGGTTTCGAGAGCAGCTGTGCTGAACATAAGCTCCCTCGCTGGCTGCATAACTAAAGCTGGAGAAAATGAGCTTGATCAATCCTTTCCCGGTTATAAGATAAGCAAA gcAGGTCTGAATATGGCAATGAGGGTGATTGCTGCATCGGTCAAGGAGCATGGAATTTTGGTCATCAACATGTGTCCTGGATATGTAAAAACTGACCTAACAACAGGTAGAGGATCATTGGAACCTCACGAAAGTATCCAAACCATGTTGGAAACATTACCCAAATTGGATGAAGAACATCATGGATCTTTTGTGGACAGATTAGGGAACATTTACCCCTTTTGA